Proteins from a genomic interval of Amycolatopsis sp. cg13:
- a CDS encoding 3-isopropylmalate dehydrogenase — protein sequence MRLAVIPGDGIGPEVVSEALKVLGEVAPAAEITNYDLGASRWHATGELLPESVLGELRQHDAILLGAVGDPTVPSGILERGLLLRLRFELDHHVNLRPARLYPGVRGPLADAGDVDMVVVREGTEGPYAGNGGLLRKDTEHEIATEVSVNTAFGVRRVVADAFNRAEERPRKHLTLVHKTNVLEHAGSLWSRIVEEVSLEHPDVTVAYSHVDAATIHLVTDPSRFDVMVTDNLFGDIITDLAAAVTGGIGLAASGNLDITRRNPSMFEPVHGSAPDIAGQGLADPTAAVLSVSLLLDHLGQKEAARRIEASVAFDLATRDQSSPGATQAIGDRLAALVSSNARQAG from the coding sequence ATGCGGCTCGCGGTGATCCCAGGGGACGGGATCGGGCCCGAGGTGGTCTCCGAGGCGCTCAAGGTGCTCGGTGAGGTAGCACCGGCGGCGGAGATCACGAACTACGACCTCGGCGCCTCGCGGTGGCACGCCACCGGGGAGCTGCTCCCGGAGTCGGTGCTGGGCGAACTGCGCCAGCACGACGCGATCCTGCTCGGCGCGGTCGGCGACCCGACGGTGCCCAGCGGCATCCTCGAGCGCGGCCTGCTCCTGCGGCTGCGGTTCGAACTGGACCACCACGTGAACCTGCGCCCGGCTCGGCTGTACCCCGGGGTGCGCGGCCCGCTGGCCGACGCCGGGGACGTCGACATGGTCGTGGTGCGCGAAGGCACCGAAGGCCCGTACGCGGGCAACGGCGGCCTGCTGCGCAAGGACACCGAGCACGAGATCGCCACCGAGGTCAGCGTCAACACGGCCTTCGGCGTGCGGCGCGTGGTCGCGGACGCGTTCAACCGCGCCGAAGAGCGTCCGCGCAAGCACTTGACGCTCGTCCACAAGACCAACGTGCTGGAGCACGCCGGTTCGCTGTGGTCGCGGATCGTCGAAGAGGTTTCGCTGGAGCACCCGGATGTCACCGTCGCGTACTCGCACGTGGACGCCGCCACGATCCACCTGGTCACCGACCCGTCGCGGTTCGACGTGATGGTCACCGACAACCTCTTCGGCGACATCATCACCGACCTCGCGGCCGCGGTGACCGGCGGCATCGGCCTCGCGGCCAGCGGCAACCTGGACATCACGCGCCGGAACCCGAGCATGTTCGAGCCGGTGCACGGCAGCGCGCCGGACATCGCCGGCCAGGGTCTAGCAGACCCGACCGCCGCGGTGCTGTCGGTGTCGCTCCTGCTGGACCACCTGGGCCAGAAGGAAGCGGCGCGGCGCATCGAGGCTTCGGTGGCCTTCGATCTCGCCACGCGCGACCAGTCGTCGCCCGGCGCGACCCAGGCGATCGGCGACCGCCTCGCGGCGCTGGTCTCGTCGAACGCCCGTCAGGCCGGCTAG
- a CDS encoding S8 family serine peptidase, whose amino-acid sequence MSRTRLPGWAARSVVVGSAVVLAAAVAIPAASAQSAPLAEPVAPAKVDASKVQGKLSPRLSAAQGQITAFVELAKKPAVDAFKEEQGKGKEKAKQAAKAAKADVAAAVSSVVGQLRSADAGTKLVTQTANAVPGAVVTADAAKIRQLAERPDVVSVRTVVPKNRTNASAEQLTNTLASWQKTGKFGDNIRVGVIDDGIDYTHADFGGPGTPEAYKAVDRTKPSPLFPSAKVVGGTDLVGDDYDSAGKTGSPTPKPDPNPIACGEHGTHVAGTIGGYGVNADGSTFTGDYKKLNKKKLDAMRIGPGTAPKALLYAIKVFGCKGSTNVTSQALDWALDPDGDGDFTDHLDVVNLSLGSDFGAPDDPDSLFVRKLAQNNVLPVISAGNGGDINDIAGSPGNTPEALTVASSRDAGELRDAIEVKTPTAGQQPGQYSQEYTGYDTLDLTAPVVPISAGNNAGCAAYSAEDKAKVAGKIAWLEWDDNDATRPCGSAARANNAQAAGAKGVLLSSTVEHFGAGIAGNAAVPMFQLTGKATQAVRAGLTAGTLTVRLYGAGRTTLQTYDQSIVDTPSSFTSRGGRGPSVKPDLAAPGDTITSAFRGSGNERLVISGTSMAAPHTSGITALVRQAHPDWSVEEVKADVVGTAVHDITDGAGHTYGPQRVGAGRIDAKAALDNQVLAYVQDDPGAVSVTFGTVEAAGPVTLSKTIKVVNKGVKAAEYSVGYEAVNNLPGVEYTVDKSSVKLNPRGVATVKVTLKITDPKALRKVLDPTMAASQAGLARQFVADASGRVAFTPKNGATVPLRVAVYSSPKPVSAITTPGGVRFGANADQAVLNLAGKGIDQGSGSQRYRSLISVLELQAESPQLPECDSHVTSDCTLNRTAKGGDLRYIGAASTAPLAKAQGEPENATLAFGITTWSDFANLGSNTVPFVDIDTNGDGKPDFETFVTKATGSDVLLVNTVSLTKPGNPSVDLQAINGQLGDVDTNVFDSNVMVLPVSIAALGIDPKEASHRISYTVGTAGYYVAPGTSNGLIDQVSTPLSFDALAPAYSVQGGGDAALGYVAKPGTALVVNRNKDAVAGDKAKGLLAIEHHNATGQRASVVRIESEVPRG is encoded by the coding sequence ATGAGCAGAACCCGGTTGCCCGGGTGGGCTGCCCGTTCGGTGGTCGTGGGTTCCGCGGTGGTGCTGGCGGCGGCCGTCGCCATTCCCGCGGCGTCCGCGCAGAGCGCGCCGCTGGCCGAGCCGGTCGCTCCGGCGAAGGTCGACGCGAGCAAGGTCCAGGGCAAGCTTTCGCCCCGGCTGAGCGCGGCGCAGGGGCAGATCACCGCGTTCGTCGAGCTGGCCAAGAAACCCGCGGTGGACGCGTTCAAGGAGGAGCAGGGCAAGGGCAAGGAGAAGGCCAAGCAGGCGGCGAAGGCGGCTAAGGCCGACGTCGCCGCGGCGGTCAGCTCCGTCGTCGGACAGCTGCGGTCCGCGGACGCGGGCACGAAGCTGGTCACGCAGACGGCCAACGCGGTGCCCGGCGCGGTCGTCACCGCCGACGCGGCCAAGATCCGCCAGCTCGCGGAACGGCCGGACGTCGTCTCTGTGCGCACGGTCGTGCCGAAGAACCGCACCAACGCCAGCGCCGAACAGCTCACCAACACGCTTGCCAGCTGGCAGAAAACCGGCAAGTTCGGCGACAACATCCGCGTCGGCGTGATCGACGACGGCATCGACTACACCCACGCCGACTTCGGCGGCCCCGGCACGCCCGAGGCGTACAAGGCGGTCGACCGGACGAAGCCGTCTCCGTTGTTCCCGAGCGCCAAGGTGGTCGGCGGCACCGACCTCGTCGGCGACGACTACGACTCGGCGGGCAAGACCGGATCGCCGACGCCGAAACCGGACCCCAACCCGATCGCGTGCGGCGAGCACGGCACGCACGTCGCGGGCACGATCGGCGGCTACGGCGTGAACGCCGACGGCAGCACGTTCACCGGCGATTACAAGAAGCTGAACAAGAAGAAGCTCGACGCCATGCGGATCGGGCCGGGCACCGCGCCGAAGGCGCTGCTCTACGCGATCAAGGTGTTCGGCTGCAAGGGTTCCACGAACGTCACGTCGCAGGCGCTGGACTGGGCGCTCGACCCGGACGGCGACGGCGACTTCACCGACCACCTCGACGTCGTGAACCTGTCGCTGGGCAGCGACTTCGGCGCGCCGGACGACCCGGACTCGCTGTTCGTGCGCAAGCTCGCGCAGAACAACGTGCTGCCGGTGATCTCGGCGGGCAACGGCGGCGACATCAACGACATCGCCGGTTCGCCGGGCAACACGCCGGAAGCGCTCACCGTGGCCAGCAGCCGCGACGCGGGCGAACTGCGGGACGCGATCGAGGTCAAGACCCCGACCGCCGGACAGCAGCCGGGCCAGTACAGCCAGGAGTACACCGGCTACGACACCCTCGACCTCACCGCGCCGGTGGTGCCGATTTCAGCGGGCAACAACGCAGGTTGCGCCGCCTATTCGGCTGAGGACAAGGCAAAGGTCGCGGGCAAGATCGCCTGGCTGGAGTGGGACGACAACGACGCCACCCGGCCGTGCGGTTCCGCGGCGCGCGCCAACAACGCGCAGGCCGCTGGCGCCAAGGGCGTGCTGCTTTCGTCCACAGTGGAGCATTTCGGCGCGGGTATCGCGGGCAACGCGGCGGTTCCGATGTTCCAGCTCACCGGCAAGGCCACCCAGGCCGTGCGGGCGGGCTTGACCGCGGGCACGCTCACCGTGCGGCTCTACGGAGCCGGGCGGACCACGCTGCAGACCTACGACCAGTCCATCGTGGACACTCCCAGCTCGTTCACCTCGCGCGGCGGACGCGGTCCGTCGGTGAAGCCGGACCTCGCCGCGCCTGGCGACACGATCACGTCGGCGTTCCGCGGCAGCGGCAACGAGCGTCTGGTCATCTCGGGCACGTCGATGGCCGCGCCGCACACGTCGGGCATCACGGCGCTGGTCCGCCAGGCGCATCCGGACTGGAGCGTCGAAGAGGTCAAGGCCGACGTCGTGGGCACCGCGGTGCACGACATCACCGACGGAGCCGGCCACACCTACGGCCCGCAGCGCGTCGGTGCCGGCCGGATCGACGCGAAAGCCGCTCTGGACAACCAGGTTCTCGCGTACGTGCAGGACGACCCGGGCGCGGTCAGCGTCACGTTCGGCACGGTCGAGGCGGCCGGTCCGGTCACCTTGAGCAAGACGATCAAGGTGGTCAACAAGGGCGTCAAGGCCGCTGAGTACTCGGTGGGCTACGAGGCGGTCAACAACCTGCCTGGTGTCGAGTACACAGTGGACAAGAGCTCGGTGAAGCTGAACCCGCGTGGCGTCGCGACGGTGAAGGTGACGCTGAAGATCACCGACCCGAAGGCGCTGCGCAAGGTTCTCGACCCGACCATGGCGGCTTCGCAGGCCGGGCTCGCCCGCCAGTTCGTGGCCGACGCTTCGGGCCGGGTCGCGTTCACCCCGAAGAACGGCGCGACCGTTCCGCTGCGGGTGGCCGTGTACTCGTCGCCGAAGCCGGTTTCGGCGATCACCACCCCGGGCGGCGTGCGCTTCGGCGCGAACGCCGACCAGGCCGTGCTGAACCTCGCGGGCAAGGGCATCGATCAGGGCAGCGGCTCCCAGCGGTACCGCTCGCTGATCAGCGTGCTCGAACTGCAGGCCGAATCGCCGCAGCTGCCGGAATGCGACTCGCACGTCACGTCCGACTGCACCCTCAACCGCACCGCGAAGGGCGGCGACCTGCGCTACATCGGCGCGGCGTCGACGGCCCCGCTCGCCAAGGCGCAGGGGGAGCCGGAGAACGCGACGCTGGCGTTCGGGATCACAACCTGGAGCGATTTCGCGAACCTCGGCAGCAACACGGTGCCGTTCGTGGACATCGACACCAACGGCGACGGCAAGCCGGACTTCGAAACCTTCGTGACGAAGGCGACGGGGTCGGACGTGCTGCTCGTCAACACGGTGTCGCTGACCAAGCCGGGCAATCCGTCGGTGGACCTGCAGGCGATCAACGGGCAGCTCGGCGACGTCGACACCAACGTGTTCGACTCGAACGTGATGGTGCTGCCGGTCAGCATCGCCGCGCTCGGCATCGACCCGAAGGAGGCGTCGCACCGGATCAGCTACACGGTCGGCACCGCCGGGTACTACGTCGCGCCGGGTACCTCGAACGGGTTGATCGACCAGGTCAGCACTCCGCTGTCGTTCGACGCGCTCGCGCCGGCGTACTCGGTCCAGGGCGGCGGCGACGCGGCGCTGGGCTATGTCGCCAAGCCGGGCACGGCTTTGGTGGTCAACCGCAACAAGGACGCCGTCGCCGGGGACAAGGCGAAGGGCCTGCTGGCGATCGAGCACCACAACGCGACCGGGCAGCGCGCCTCGGTCGTGCGGATCGAATCGGAGGTGCCGCGCGGCTGA
- the serA gene encoding phosphoglycerate dehydrogenase encodes MTKPSKPVVLIAEKLAPSVLSVFGEEVEVRHVDGTDRPALLEAVKSADALLVRSATKVDAEVLGATTQLKVVARAGVGLDNVEVPAATERGVLVVNAPTSNIVSAAEHAVALLLAVARRVPAADQSLRGGEWKRSSFSGVEINGKTVGVVGLGKIGQLFAQRLAAFGAKLIAYDPYVSAARAAQLGIELVTLDELLERADAISIHLPKTPETKGLIDAEALKKTKPGVIIVNAARGGLIVEEALADSVRSGHVGGAGIDVFVTEPTTESPLFNLPNVVVTPHLGASTAEAQDRAGTDVARSVLLALRGDFVPDAVNVSGGGAVGEHVRPYLSLTQKLGQVLTALNPKAPTSLTVEVKGEISSEDTAVLKLAALRGLFAGVVEDQVTFVNAPRLAEELGVQAELVTESESPKFRSLVTLRAVHGDGATLTVSGSVTGKDEVEKIVEVKGRHFDLRAEGDVLVIEYPDRPGVMGRVGTLLGEAGINIEAAQISQSTDGSDSIMLLRVDRHVDANVLEPIGATVGAHTIRAVDFS; translated from the coding sequence GTGACCAAGCCCAGCAAACCCGTAGTCCTCATCGCGGAGAAGCTCGCGCCCTCCGTGCTGAGTGTGTTCGGTGAAGAGGTAGAGGTCCGGCACGTGGACGGCACCGACCGTCCCGCTCTGCTCGAGGCGGTGAAGAGCGCCGACGCGCTCTTGGTCCGATCCGCCACCAAGGTCGACGCCGAGGTGCTCGGGGCGACCACGCAGCTGAAGGTCGTCGCCCGGGCCGGAGTCGGCCTGGACAACGTCGAGGTCCCGGCCGCCACCGAGCGCGGTGTGCTCGTGGTGAACGCGCCGACGTCGAACATCGTCTCCGCCGCCGAGCACGCGGTCGCGCTGCTGCTCGCGGTCGCCCGCCGCGTTCCCGCCGCCGACCAGAGCCTGCGCGGCGGCGAGTGGAAGCGCAGCTCGTTCTCCGGCGTCGAGATCAACGGCAAGACCGTCGGCGTCGTCGGGCTCGGCAAGATCGGCCAGCTGTTCGCCCAGCGGCTCGCCGCCTTCGGGGCCAAGCTCATCGCGTACGACCCCTACGTCTCGGCCGCGCGCGCCGCCCAGCTGGGCATCGAGCTGGTCACCCTCGACGAGCTGCTGGAACGCGCCGACGCGATCTCCATCCACCTGCCGAAGACGCCGGAGACCAAGGGCCTCATCGACGCCGAGGCGCTCAAGAAGACCAAGCCCGGCGTGATCATCGTCAACGCCGCCCGCGGCGGTCTCATCGTCGAGGAGGCGCTGGCCGACTCCGTGCGCAGCGGCCACGTCGGCGGCGCCGGCATCGACGTGTTCGTCACCGAGCCGACCACCGAGAGCCCGCTGTTCAACCTGCCGAACGTCGTCGTCACGCCGCACCTCGGCGCGTCCACCGCCGAGGCGCAGGACCGCGCGGGCACGGACGTGGCGCGTTCGGTGCTGCTGGCGCTGCGCGGCGACTTCGTGCCGGACGCGGTGAACGTGTCCGGCGGCGGCGCGGTCGGCGAGCACGTGCGGCCGTACCTGTCGCTCACCCAGAAGCTCGGCCAGGTGCTGACCGCGCTGAACCCGAAGGCCCCGACGTCGCTGACCGTCGAGGTCAAGGGCGAGATCTCCAGCGAAGACACCGCGGTGCTGAAGCTGGCGGCGCTGCGCGGGCTGTTCGCGGGCGTGGTCGAGGACCAGGTCACCTTCGTGAACGCGCCGCGGCTGGCCGAGGAGCTCGGCGTGCAGGCCGAACTGGTCACCGAGTCGGAGAGCCCGAAGTTCCGCAGCCTCGTCACCCTTCGCGCGGTGCACGGCGACGGCGCGACGCTCACCGTGTCCGGTTCGGTCACCGGCAAGGACGAGGTCGAGAAGATCGTCGAGGTCAAGGGCAGGCACTTCGACCTGCGCGCCGAGGGCGACGTGCTGGTCATCGAGTACCCGGACCGTCCCGGCGTGATGGGCCGCGTCGGCACGCTGCTCGGCGAGGCGGGCATCAACATCGAGGCCGCGCAGATCAGCCAGAGCACCGACGGTTCCGACTCGATCATGCTGCTGCGCGTCGACCGCCACGTGGACGCCAACGTGCTCGAGCCGATCGGTGCGACGGTGGGCGCGCACACCATCCGCGCCGTCGACTTCAGCTAG
- a CDS encoding TetR/AcrR family transcriptional regulator, protein MTDAKPMRADARRNYERLLTEARRAFAERGVDASLEDVARSAGVGIGTLYRHFPTREDLVETLLRERFDTQAEKARELLLSEDPLKALYTWLIGFGEASAVYRGLTEMLADAFDDPESRLHASCDAMRDAASHLVDRAQAAGVFRTDVTVQELLLLLHGASWAGSHLPGEGGTERLMALVFTGLQTSEQRGQRAVSAPR, encoded by the coding sequence ATGACCGACGCCAAGCCGATGCGCGCGGACGCCCGCCGCAACTACGAACGCCTGCTGACCGAAGCGAGGCGTGCCTTCGCCGAGCGCGGCGTCGATGCCTCGCTCGAGGACGTCGCCCGCAGCGCCGGCGTCGGGATCGGCACCCTCTATCGCCACTTCCCGACCAGGGAAGACCTGGTCGAGACGCTGCTGCGGGAGCGATTCGACACTCAAGCGGAAAAAGCTCGCGAACTGCTCCTCTCCGAGGATCCGCTCAAGGCCCTGTACACCTGGCTCATCGGCTTCGGGGAAGCCTCCGCCGTTTACCGTGGCCTTACCGAAATGCTGGCCGACGCCTTCGACGATCCGGAATCGCGGCTGCACGCGTCTTGTGACGCGATGCGCGACGCCGCGTCCCACCTAGTGGACAGGGCGCAGGCGGCCGGCGTTTTCCGCACCGACGTGACCGTCCAAGAGTTGCTTTTGTTGCTGCACGGCGCTTCCTGGGCCGGATCCCACCTGCCGGGCGAAGGCGGTACAGAGCGCCTGATGGCGCTTGTCTTCACCGGATTACAAACAAGTGAACAGCGGGGGCAGCGGGCTGTCAGTGCACCGCGTTAA
- a CDS encoding TIGR03620 family F420-dependent LLM class oxidoreductase: protein MTIGIWTFAFDGKEIGEVRAAASEVESLGFAALWFGEYRGREAFTQAALLLEATTKLTVATGIARFSERSAAAAEAAGRTLAEAYPGRFTLGLGGHRPGGGGSAMQDYLDAMDAADLDFPAEVGSSARPRRLLAALGPKMLKLAATQADGAHTYFVPPEHTASARETMGPDACLAAEQAVVLDPDPVRARQIAREHVATYVRLAPHQRANLRRLGYTEEDLADGGSDRLVDAIVAHRSEKEVADRIRAHLDAGANHVCVQVLGAGPEIPLDGWRRLALLAL, encoded by the coding sequence ATGACAATCGGAATCTGGACGTTCGCCTTTGACGGCAAGGAAATCGGCGAGGTACGCGCGGCCGCGAGCGAGGTCGAGTCGCTGGGTTTCGCCGCGCTGTGGTTCGGCGAGTACCGCGGACGGGAGGCGTTCACTCAAGCCGCGCTGCTGCTGGAGGCGACGACGAAGCTGACTGTGGCGACCGGGATCGCACGCTTTTCCGAACGGTCCGCAGCGGCCGCTGAAGCAGCCGGACGCACGCTGGCTGAGGCCTATCCCGGCCGGTTCACGCTCGGGCTAGGCGGACATCGGCCTGGCGGCGGAGGCAGTGCGATGCAGGACTATCTCGACGCCATGGACGCGGCAGATCTGGATTTCCCCGCCGAGGTCGGTTCGAGTGCACGGCCGCGTCGCCTGCTGGCCGCCCTCGGACCAAAAATGCTGAAACTAGCGGCCACCCAGGCCGACGGTGCCCACACGTATTTCGTCCCTCCGGAGCACACAGCGTCCGCCCGGGAAACGATGGGACCCGACGCCTGCCTAGCCGCCGAACAAGCCGTCGTCCTCGACCCGGATCCCGTGCGGGCACGGCAAATCGCCCGCGAACACGTCGCGACATACGTGCGGCTGGCCCCACACCAACGAGCGAATCTGCGCCGCCTCGGCTACACCGAGGAAGACCTGGCCGACGGCGGCAGCGACCGTCTCGTCGACGCGATCGTGGCCCACCGCAGCGAGAAGGAAGTCGCCGACCGAATCCGCGCACACCTCGACGCCGGCGCGAACCACGTCTGCGTCCAGGTCCTCGGTGCCGGACCGGAGATTCCGCTGGACGGCTGGCGTCGCCTCGCTTTGTTGGCGCTCTGA
- a CDS encoding DUF1345 domain-containing protein, with protein MFTKLAIAASRTVELVLLILGIVTLVKDDTVLALLFWDLLALVYLGIRIARVSRSRKIDHTDARWLKGVLGRRLGLLFTLLTSLVGVTGGLSIVLPETTGIDPADAKIVGVPAVLLAWAILHFGYAERYAQMYYDSLPTQHFRFPETERPTLADFTYFAFTIGTSFAVSDVETRTTSIRSLVLAHSVLSFMYNTATLGIAVSVITGGR; from the coding sequence GTGTTCACGAAACTCGCCATCGCCGCGTCCCGGACGGTCGAACTCGTCCTGCTGATACTGGGGATCGTCACCCTCGTCAAGGACGACACCGTCCTCGCCCTTCTCTTCTGGGATCTGCTCGCGCTGGTCTACCTCGGCATCCGGATCGCGCGAGTGTCCCGTAGCCGAAAAATCGACCACACCGACGCCCGATGGCTGAAGGGCGTTCTCGGCCGCCGGCTCGGACTGCTGTTCACGCTGTTGACCAGCCTCGTCGGCGTCACCGGCGGATTGTCGATCGTGTTGCCGGAAACGACCGGCATCGACCCGGCCGACGCGAAAATCGTCGGCGTCCCCGCGGTCCTGCTGGCCTGGGCGATCCTGCACTTCGGCTACGCGGAACGCTACGCCCAGATGTACTACGACAGCCTCCCGACGCAGCACTTCCGCTTCCCCGAAACCGAACGCCCCACGCTCGCCGATTTCACCTATTTCGCGTTCACCATCGGAACAAGCTTCGCGGTCTCGGACGTCGAAACGCGGACGACATCGATCCGTTCCCTGGTGCTCGCGCACAGTGTCCTGTCGTTCATGTACAACACAGCCACGCTCGGCATCGCGGTCAGCGTCATCACCGGCGGACGTTGA
- a CDS encoding ankyrin repeat domain-containing protein, translating to MTALPANPNLGQLRKQAKELARADSVALSEAQFRLARRYGFPSWPQLQTYVRRISEHGPNVQHAYHQDVEYYRGRAVGLLASAEDGTPAARAAFDRHDQPLTRTGALTVIAREHGFPTWRALKAHIEDLPKNGEPFARAYQLVEARDLDGLSTLLTEAPHLAHARGTNGNDLLGMASATHDERLVRVLLDHGADPARANAHGWTALHQAAYSNLPLIADMLINAGAPLTVSGRGDGGTPLVVALFWGNRAVAEKLATHERSPHNLRVAAGLGDAALLDELVSPKGTLSPAAGAHREFYRPHSGFPFWQPTNDPTEILDESLAWAARNNQAAALRTLTSRGANLNADVYRGTALTWAAACGHSAATETLLSLGANVNHVGTFGGPRHGVGVTALHLAAQSNRLDVIEILANAGADLTARDALWDSTPEGWAEACDSPDAQELLQRLRRH from the coding sequence ATGACGGCCTTGCCCGCCAACCCCAACCTCGGCCAGCTCCGCAAACAGGCGAAAGAACTCGCCCGCGCCGACTCGGTCGCACTGTCGGAAGCGCAGTTCCGCCTCGCTCGCCGCTACGGATTCCCCAGCTGGCCACAGCTGCAGACGTACGTCCGCCGAATCTCCGAGCATGGCCCGAACGTCCAGCACGCCTACCACCAGGACGTCGAGTACTACCGAGGCCGCGCCGTCGGACTCCTCGCCTCAGCCGAAGACGGCACCCCAGCCGCCCGCGCCGCCTTCGACCGCCACGACCAACCGCTGACCCGCACCGGCGCCTTAACCGTCATCGCTAGGGAGCACGGCTTCCCAACCTGGCGCGCGTTGAAGGCTCATATCGAGGATTTGCCGAAAAACGGCGAACCGTTCGCCCGGGCGTATCAGCTGGTAGAAGCCCGAGACTTGGACGGCCTGTCAACACTGCTGACCGAGGCTCCGCACCTGGCCCACGCTCGAGGCACCAACGGAAACGATCTCCTCGGCATGGCGTCCGCGACCCACGACGAACGCCTCGTCCGCGTCCTGCTCGACCACGGTGCCGATCCCGCTCGAGCCAACGCGCACGGTTGGACTGCCTTACATCAAGCCGCCTACAGCAATTTACCACTGATTGCCGACATGTTGATCAACGCCGGCGCACCCTTGACCGTCTCAGGCCGCGGCGACGGCGGAACACCGCTCGTTGTGGCTCTGTTTTGGGGAAATCGCGCTGTTGCCGAAAAACTGGCAACGCACGAACGGTCCCCTCACAACCTGCGCGTCGCAGCCGGTCTCGGCGACGCCGCACTGCTGGATGAACTCGTCAGTCCAAAGGGGACTCTTTCGCCAGCGGCCGGCGCACACCGTGAGTTCTACCGCCCGCACAGCGGTTTTCCCTTCTGGCAGCCAACGAACGACCCCACGGAAATCCTCGACGAATCCCTAGCCTGGGCCGCCCGTAACAACCAAGCAGCCGCACTCCGCACCCTGACGTCACGCGGCGCAAACCTGAACGCCGATGTCTACCGCGGCACCGCCCTCACCTGGGCAGCGGCGTGTGGCCACTCAGCGGCGACAGAAACCCTGCTGTCACTAGGCGCGAACGTCAACCACGTCGGCACCTTCGGCGGCCCACGCCACGGCGTCGGCGTCACCGCGCTGCACCTGGCCGCCCAGAGCAACCGACTGGACGTCATCGAAATCCTCGCAAACGCCGGTGCCGACCTCACCGCCCGCGACGCCCTCTGGGACAGCACCCCCGAAGGCTGGGCGGAAGCGTGCGACAGCCCCGACGCCCAAGAACTGCTGCAGCGCCTCCGTCGCCACTAA
- a CDS encoding nuclear transport factor 2 family protein yields the protein MHTPRDLFDQLSSGITDGRFADLAQLYAEDTVVEHPTAIPRPGRLEGRTALHDRFVSGLGQTLRLKRHDVTIHETADPEVIVAEYQYTAESRKTGQTTETANIQVLRARDGLLTHTRDYHDYLRLAAIQNATAGLAEAYAQAPAYEPRPIAPRPAGLFPANSREGVFQRVVFGVADGRWSELPDLYAAKTDIRHPFLPGAPVLRTRDDLRTHFAAGAALALHIEVTDLVLHLSTDPEVIIGESTYAGETSGGVPFQVNNIFAMRIRDGEIVESRDYGDHLALAAATGRLPELIARVAE from the coding sequence ATGCACACCCCACGCGACCTGTTCGACCAGCTCTCCTCTGGAATCACCGACGGCCGCTTCGCCGACCTCGCCCAGCTCTACGCCGAAGACACCGTCGTAGAGCACCCCACCGCAATACCCAGGCCCGGCCGTTTGGAGGGCCGCACCGCATTGCACGACCGTTTCGTCAGCGGCCTCGGCCAAACCCTCCGTCTCAAGCGGCACGACGTGACCATCCACGAAACCGCCGACCCCGAGGTCATCGTCGCCGAATACCAGTACACCGCCGAGTCACGGAAAACCGGCCAGACGACCGAAACGGCCAACATCCAAGTCCTCCGCGCCCGCGACGGACTCCTCACCCACACCCGCGACTATCACGACTACCTGCGCCTGGCCGCCATCCAAAACGCGACCGCCGGCCTAGCCGAGGCATACGCCCAAGCGCCCGCTTACGAACCTCGCCCCATCGCACCTCGCCCGGCCGGGCTCTTCCCCGCGAACAGCCGCGAAGGCGTATTCCAACGAGTCGTCTTCGGCGTCGCCGACGGCCGCTGGTCCGAACTCCCCGACCTCTATGCGGCGAAAACCGATATCCGACACCCGTTCCTGCCAGGTGCCCCCGTCCTCCGCACTCGAGACGACCTCCGCACCCACTTCGCCGCCGGCGCCGCGCTCGCTCTCCACATCGAGGTGACCGACCTGGTGCTCCACCTGAGCACCGACCCAGAAGTCATCATCGGCGAGTCGACCTATGCAGGCGAAACCAGCGGCGGGGTGCCGTTCCAGGTGAACAACATCTTCGCAATGCGCATCCGAGACGGAGAGATCGTCGAATCCCGCGACTACGGCGACCACCTCGCCCTTGCCGCAGCCACCGGCCGTCTACCGGAACTCATCGCCCGCGTCGCCGAGTAG